The Fictibacillus arsenicus genome contains a region encoding:
- a CDS encoding SHOCT-like domain-containing protein, whose translation MKSEIEKVLTMVQEGKIDTEKGSELIQVLKEKEHNTSVRPLSYTSHKPSSYIDKTLKIRVVSAESDNVNVNLPIKLVKVVLAAGHNIASKIPQSEQYVKDIDIDLILDAIENELDGQIVDVKSANGDTVSIVIE comes from the coding sequence ATGAAAAGTGAGATTGAAAAAGTGTTAACAATGGTACAAGAAGGTAAGATTGACACTGAAAAGGGTTCTGAATTAATTCAAGTTTTAAAAGAAAAGGAACATAATACATCTGTTAGACCATTAAGCTATACGTCTCATAAACCTTCTAGTTACATCGACAAAACATTAAAGATACGCGTCGTATCTGCTGAAAGTGACAACGTAAATGTGAACCTTCCAATTAAACTTGTAAAGGTTGTACTGGCAGCAGGTCACAACATCGCTTCAAAGATTCCTCAATCTGAACAATATGTAAAAGATATTGATATTGACCTGATCTTAGACGCAATTGAAAATGAGCTGGACGGTCAGATTGTTGATGTGAAATCGGCAAACGGTGATACCGTTTCAATAGTTATTGAGTAG
- a CDS encoding CBO0543 family protein has protein sequence MHILLLIIFILAGWKWGDWKNWRKYYPTILFFIIGDLLYNYLLYDYTMWRFHTSFDKFILPNHTLISIAVTFISFPVKVLIYLGHYPENKSKFIQFIYIFAWILFFTLFEFGALNLGILSHHNGWNLIATFFFYIVIFVMLRLHQDRQLLTWVISFGLIIFLCIYFDVPITSMK, from the coding sequence GTGCATATCCTTTTATTAATAATATTTATACTGGCAGGCTGGAAGTGGGGAGACTGGAAAAATTGGAGGAAATATTACCCTACCATACTCTTTTTTATAATTGGGGACCTATTATATAACTATTTATTGTACGATTACACGATGTGGCGATTTCATACTTCTTTTGATAAATTCATTTTACCTAATCATACCTTGATTTCAATTGCAGTTACATTTATAAGCTTCCCAGTAAAAGTGTTAATTTACCTTGGTCATTATCCTGAAAATAAAAGCAAGTTCATACAATTCATATATATCTTTGCATGGATTCTCTTTTTTACACTTTTTGAATTTGGGGCATTAAATCTTGGCATTCTTTCACATCATAATGGTTGGAATTTAATTGCAACTTTCTTTTTTTATATCGTTATTTTTGTAATGCTTCGTCTACATCAAGATCGACAGTTACTTACATGGGTCATTTCATTTGGCCTTATCATCTTTTTATGTATTTATTTTGATGTCCCCATTACATCAATGAAGTAA
- a CDS encoding erythromycin resistance leader peptide: MTHAMRLRFPTLNQ, encoded by the coding sequence ATGACACATGCTATGAGACTTCGTTTCCCAACTTTGAATCAGTAA
- a CDS encoding flavodoxin family protein, translating into MKLKALLLNASLKSSEDISNTESLMNEAVTIFRDKGIETEMLRLADYKIAFGVSADEGNGDEWPLILNKVKEADILILGTPIWLGEKSSLATQAIERLYGSGSMTNDKGQYIYYNKVGGVVVTGNEDGAKHASSSILYSLSHIGFTVPPNVDTYWVGEAGPGPSFIEARGKENEFTMQHNQIMTYNLIHFARLLKEHPIPAEGNIVETS; encoded by the coding sequence GTGAAATTAAAAGCATTATTATTAAACGCGTCTTTGAAAAGCAGTGAAGATATATCAAATACTGAAAGCCTGATGAACGAAGCAGTGACAATCTTTCGTGATAAAGGGATCGAAACGGAGATGCTTCGGCTAGCAGACTATAAAATTGCGTTTGGTGTGTCAGCTGATGAGGGGAACGGCGATGAATGGCCACTCATCTTGAACAAGGTAAAGGAGGCAGACATTCTCATCCTAGGTACACCGATCTGGCTCGGAGAAAAGAGTAGTCTAGCGACTCAAGCGATCGAAAGGCTCTATGGGTCAGGCAGTATGACCAATGATAAAGGGCAGTATATCTATTATAATAAAGTGGGCGGAGTGGTAGTGACAGGTAACGAAGATGGTGCGAAACACGCTAGTTCCTCCATTCTATATAGCTTATCTCATATTGGATTTACAGTTCCGCCTAACGTAGACACATACTGGGTTGGGGAAGCGGGACCTGGACCTTCGTTCATCGAAGCAAGGGGAAAAGAGAACGAATTTACAATGCAACATAACCAGATCATGACTTACAACCTGATCCATTTTGCACGACTGTTAAAAGAGCATCCCATCCCAGCAGAAGGAAATATCGTAGAAACGAGTTGA
- a CDS encoding DUF2089 domain-containing protein: MAHPLLTNCPVCTQTLKITKLHCSHCQTTIENEFELSKFASLTKEQLFFVEVFLVCRGNIKEVEKELGISYPTVRGKLNDIASSLGYEQKKKNEVDEKKIVMMLERGEISPDEAIKMLKDE; the protein is encoded by the coding sequence ATGGCTCATCCATTACTTACGAATTGTCCTGTTTGCACACAAACGCTCAAGATTACGAAACTGCATTGCTCACATTGCCAAACGACAATCGAGAACGAATTCGAATTATCCAAATTTGCTTCACTAACTAAAGAGCAGCTTTTTTTTGTTGAAGTCTTTCTTGTATGTAGAGGCAATATTAAAGAAGTTGAAAAAGAACTTGGAATCTCATACCCAACCGTTCGAGGCAAGCTGAACGACATTGCATCTTCATTAGGGTATGAACAAAAAAAGAAGAATGAAGTAGACGAGAAAAAAATCGTTATGATGCTTGAACGTGGAGAGATTAGCCCAGATGAAGCAATAAAAATGTTAAAAGACGAATAG